In one Pseudomonas tensinigenes genomic region, the following are encoded:
- the apbC gene encoding iron-sulfur cluster carrier protein ApbC encodes MSAITRAAVEAVLSQYTDPYLNQDPVSAGCVKHIEIVGDRVTVQLEIGYAAGLFKSGWAQMLQLAIENLDGVAAAKVEINTVIAAHKAQAQIPGLANVKNVVAVASGKGGVGKSTTAANLALALAREGAKVGILDADIYGPSQGIMFGIPERTRPEVKDQKWFVPLKAHGVEVMSMAFLTDDNTPMVWRGPMVSGALLQLVTQTAWGDLDYLVIDMPPGTGDIQLTLAQKVPVAGAVIVTTPQDLALLDARKGVEMFRKVNIPVLGVVENMAVHICSNCGHAEHLFGEGGGEKLATQYGVELLASLPLSMLIREQADGGKPTVIAEPDSQIAMVYQELARHVGARIVLQEAATPAMPNITISDD; translated from the coding sequence CGCCATCACTCGCGCAGCGGTGGAAGCCGTCCTCAGCCAATACACCGACCCTTACCTGAACCAGGATCCGGTCAGCGCCGGTTGCGTGAAGCACATCGAGATCGTCGGTGATCGCGTCACCGTGCAGCTGGAAATCGGTTATGCCGCCGGCCTGTTCAAAAGCGGATGGGCGCAAATGCTGCAATTGGCCATCGAGAACCTTGACGGTGTCGCGGCCGCGAAAGTAGAGATCAATACAGTCATCGCCGCGCACAAAGCCCAGGCGCAGATCCCGGGGCTGGCCAACGTCAAGAACGTGGTCGCCGTGGCGTCGGGCAAGGGCGGTGTGGGCAAGTCGACCACCGCCGCCAACCTCGCGCTGGCCCTGGCCCGTGAAGGCGCCAAGGTCGGCATTCTCGACGCCGATATCTATGGCCCGAGCCAAGGCATCATGTTCGGCATCCCCGAGCGCACCCGCCCAGAGGTCAAGGATCAGAAGTGGTTTGTGCCGCTCAAGGCGCACGGCGTGGAAGTCATGTCGATGGCATTCCTGACCGACGACAACACGCCGATGGTCTGGCGCGGGCCGATGGTCTCGGGCGCGTTGCTGCAACTGGTCACGCAAACCGCATGGGGCGATCTGGACTATCTGGTCATCGACATGCCGCCAGGCACCGGTGACATTCAGCTGACGTTGGCGCAAAAAGTCCCGGTGGCCGGCGCGGTGATTGTCACCACTCCGCAGGATCTGGCATTGCTGGATGCGCGCAAAGGCGTGGAAATGTTCCGCAAGGTCAACATTCCGGTGTTGGGCGTGGTGGAAAACATGGCCGTGCACATCTGCTCGAACTGCGGGCATGCCGAGCATCTGTTCGGCGAGGGCGGTGGTGAGAAACTCGCGACCCAATACGGCGTAGAGCTGCTGGCGTCGCTGCCCCTGTCAATGCTGATCCGCGAGCAGGCCGATGGCGGCAAGCCAACGGTGATCGCCGAGCCGGACAGCCAGATTGCCATGGTCTATCAGGAACTGGCCCGCCACGTCGGCGCGCGGATCGTGTTGCAGGAAGCGGCGACGCCGGCGATGCCGAATATCACCATCAGCGACGATTAA